The Desulfarculaceae bacterium genome window below encodes:
- a CDS encoding methylenetetrahydrofolate reductase C-terminal domain-containing protein produces the protein MIVGDSKPLEEILAMIEGRDKVLVLGCRGCVTVCNVGGEKEVGILATALRIARKKNGQPPTVEEKTLERQCDPEYIEELAEVAEDYDAIVSIACGVGPQFMAERYPKVPVFPGINTTFIGGALEHGVWAERCQSCGNCLVHNFGGLCPIARCSKSLMNGPCGGSASGNCEISPEVPCVWDQIVKKMDAMGRLDELEQVWPNKNWLTARDGGPRKRVREDLKQ, from the coding sequence ATGATCGTAGGTGACAGCAAGCCTCTGGAAGAGATTCTGGCCATGATCGAGGGCCGCGACAAGGTCCTGGTGTTGGGCTGCCGGGGGTGCGTGACCGTCTGCAATGTGGGCGGCGAAAAGGAGGTGGGCATTCTGGCCACCGCCTTGCGCATCGCCCGCAAGAAGAACGGCCAGCCTCCCACGGTGGAGGAAAAAACCCTGGAGCGCCAGTGCGACCCCGAGTACATCGAGGAGCTGGCCGAGGTGGCCGAGGATTACGACGCCATCGTCTCCATCGCCTGCGGGGTGGGGCCCCAGTTCATGGCCGAGCGCTATCCCAAGGTGCCGGTGTTCCCGGGCATCAACACCACTTTCATCGGCGGGGCCCTGGAACACGGGGTCTGGGCCGAGCGTTGCCAAAGCTGCGGCAACTGCCTGGTGCACAACTTCGGCGGCCTCTGCCCCATCGCCCGGTGCTCCAAGAGCCTGATGAACGGGCCCTGCGGCGGCTCGGCCAGCGGCAACTGCGAGATCAGCCCCGAGGTTCCCTGCGTGTGGGACCAGATCGTCAAGAAGATGGACGCCATGGGCCGGCTGGATGAGCTGGAGCAGGTGTGGCCCAACAAGAACTGGCTCACCGCGCGCGACGGCGGCCCGCGCAAGCGGGTCAGGGAGGATCTGAAGCAATGA
- a CDS encoding methylenetetrahydrofolate reductase, translating to MKAGSNLEKVLSAGHFAVTGELGPPMGNNAEEVRHKAGYLKGIVESVNITDNQTAVVRMASWAACKILIDEGLEPNYQMVCRDRNRLALMADILGATALGIKNVLCLSGDHQRFGSHPESKNVYDLDSVQLLAAFAKMRDEKKFLNDKDLDGSPEIFIGAASNPFADPFEFRVTRLAKKVAAGADFVQTQCIYNMDKFREFMKRAVDKGLHEKCYILAGVTPMKSVGMANYMAKFVPGMDVPADIIKRLKGVDKKDQAAEGIKMAIEQIEEFKEMEGVAGVHVMAIEWEHRAKEIIEGAGLLPRPVVD from the coding sequence ATGAAAGCCGGCAGCAATCTGGAGAAAGTTCTGTCCGCCGGGCATTTCGCGGTCACCGGCGAGCTTGGTCCGCCCATGGGCAACAACGCCGAGGAAGTGCGCCACAAGGCCGGCTACCTCAAGGGCATCGTGGAGTCGGTCAACATCACCGACAACCAGACCGCGGTGGTGCGCATGGCCTCCTGGGCCGCCTGCAAGATCCTCATCGACGAGGGCCTGGAGCCCAACTATCAGATGGTCTGCCGCGACCGCAACCGCCTGGCCCTGATGGCCGACATCCTGGGGGCCACCGCCCTGGGGATCAAGAACGTCCTGTGCCTGTCCGGCGACCATCAGCGCTTCGGCTCGCATCCGGAATCCAAGAACGTCTACGACCTGGACTCGGTGCAGCTTCTGGCCGCCTTCGCCAAGATGCGCGACGAGAAGAAATTCCTCAACGACAAGGACCTGGACGGCTCGCCCGAGATATTCATCGGGGCGGCCTCCAACCCCTTTGCCGATCCCTTCGAGTTCCGCGTGACCCGCCTGGCCAAGAAGGTGGCGGCCGGGGCCGACTTCGTGCAGACCCAGTGCATCTACAACATGGACAAGTTCCGCGAGTTCATGAAACGGGCCGTGGACAAGGGCCTGCACGAGAAGTGCTACATCCTGGCCGGCGTGACCCCCATGAAGTCGGTGGGTATGGCCAACTACATGGCCAAGTTCGTGCCGGGCATGGACGTGCCGGCCGACATCATCAAGCGGCTCAAGGGCGTGGACAAGAAAGACCAGGCCGCCGAGGGCATCAAGATGGCCATCGAGCAGATCGAGGAGTTCAAGGAAATGGAAGGCGTGGCCGGGGTGCACGTCATGGCTATCGAGTGGGAGCACCGCGCCAAGGAGATCATCGAAGGCGCGGGCCTGCTGCCCCGGCCGGTGGTGGACTAA
- a CDS encoding sulfide/dihydroorotate dehydrogenase-like FAD/NAD-binding protein has translation MYKILSKRELAQGTVVENEIEAPRIAAKAQPGQFVILRVNETGERIPLTMADTDPRRGTITIIYQVVGKTTALLKSLAVMDSIMDIAGPLGTPTPIEKKGTIICVGGGTGVAVLHPITRGFHEAGNKVIGIIGARTKDLLIMEDKMTKATDELYVCTDDGSYGHHGFVTDVLREQLTKLGSEVKEAVCIGPVPMMKFCCKVTEEFGVPSMVSLNAIMVDGTGMCGCCRVQVGGETKFACVDGPEFDGHKVDFEGLSKRLTAYMPQEKEAMGLYEKKCSCGKQG, from the coding sequence ATGTACAAGATCCTTTCCAAGCGGGAGCTGGCCCAGGGCACTGTGGTCGAAAACGAGATCGAGGCTCCCCGCATCGCGGCCAAGGCCCAGCCCGGCCAGTTCGTCATCCTCAGGGTCAACGAGACCGGCGAGCGCATTCCGCTCACCATGGCCGACACCGACCCCCGGCGGGGCACCATCACCATCATCTACCAGGTGGTGGGCAAGACCACCGCTCTGCTCAAGAGCCTGGCGGTGATGGACTCCATCATGGACATCGCCGGGCCCCTGGGCACCCCGACGCCCATCGAGAAAAAGGGCACCATCATCTGCGTGGGCGGCGGCACCGGCGTGGCCGTGCTGCACCCCATCACCCGGGGCTTCCATGAGGCGGGCAACAAGGTCATCGGCATCATCGGGGCGCGCACCAAGGACTTGCTCATCATGGAAGACAAGATGACCAAGGCCACGGACGAGCTTTACGTCTGCACCGACGACGGCTCCTACGGCCACCACGGCTTTGTGACCGACGTCTTGCGCGAGCAGCTGACCAAGCTGGGCTCCGAGGTCAAGGAGGCGGTGTGCATCGGGCCGGTGCCCATGATGAAGTTCTGTTGCAAGGTCACCGAGGAGTTCGGGGTGCCCAGCATGGTCAGCCTGAACGCCATCATGGTGGACGGCACGGGCATGTGCGGCTGTTGCCGGGTGCAGGTGGGCGGCGAGACCAAGTTCGCCTGCGTGGACGGCCCGGAGTTCGACGGCCACAAGGTGGATTTCGAGGGGCTTTCCAAGCGCCTGACCGCCTACATGCCTCAGGAGAAGGAGGCCATGGGCCTCTATGAAAAGAAATGCTCCTGCGGCAAGCAGGGTTAA
- a CDS encoding formate--tetrahydrofolate ligase, translating into MPKLPDPRENPDYVIAEAAEEYMKPIKDIASELGITEEELLLHGHYVAKVDFKKLLDRLKDRPDGKYIDVTAITPTPLGEGKSTSSMGLVEGLGQRKVNVTAAIRQPSGGPTMNIKGSAAGGGLAQCIPLTPFSLGLTGDINAIMNSHNLAMVALNSRMQHERNYTDEQLMRLSNMERLDIDPTNVEMGWIIDFCCQGLRNIVMGLGGRTDGFTMQSKFGIAVSSEVMAILAVAKDLADMRERMGKIVVAYNKQGVPITTKDLQVDGAMTAWMVEALNPNLLQSLEGQPVFVHAGPFANIAIGQSSIIADRVALKLGDYHVTESGFGADIGFEKFWNLKCRFSGLKPNCAVVVATIRALKCHGGAPIPVPGKPMPEEYKGENVEWVEKGCENLVHHINTVRKAGINPVVCINAFYTDTDAEIAKVREMGEAAGARVALSRHWEHGGEGALEFADAVIDACNEPNEFKLLYELETPLRERISLIAKEVYGADGVDYSDAALAKAKKIEADAELSKLGTCMVKTHLSLSDNPALKGVPKDWRLFVRDILTYGGAGFVVPVAGNISLMPGTGSNPAYRRVDVDVETGKVKGVF; encoded by the coding sequence ATGCCCAAGCTGCCAGATCCCAGAGAAAATCCTGATTACGTAATCGCTGAGGCAGCCGAAGAGTACATGAAGCCCATCAAGGATATCGCCAGCGAGCTGGGGATAACCGAGGAGGAACTGCTCCTGCATGGTCACTACGTGGCCAAGGTGGACTTCAAAAAGCTGCTCGATAGGCTCAAAGATCGCCCCGACGGCAAGTACATTGACGTCACCGCCATCACCCCCACCCCCCTGGGAGAGGGCAAGTCCACCTCCTCCATGGGTCTGGTCGAGGGCCTGGGCCAGCGCAAGGTCAACGTGACCGCGGCCATCCGTCAGCCCTCCGGCGGCCCCACCATGAACATCAAGGGTTCCGCGGCCGGCGGCGGCTTGGCCCAGTGCATCCCCTTGACCCCGTTCTCCCTGGGCCTCACCGGCGACATCAACGCCATCATGAACAGCCACAACCTGGCCATGGTCGCGCTGAACAGCCGTATGCAGCACGAGCGCAACTACACCGACGAGCAGCTCATGCGCCTGTCCAACATGGAGCGCCTGGACATCGACCCCACTAACGTGGAAATGGGCTGGATCATCGACTTCTGCTGCCAGGGCCTGCGCAATATCGTCATGGGCCTGGGCGGCCGCACCGACGGCTTCACCATGCAGTCCAAGTTCGGCATCGCGGTTTCCTCCGAGGTTATGGCCATTCTGGCCGTGGCCAAGGACCTGGCCGACATGCGCGAGCGCATGGGCAAGATCGTGGTGGCCTACAACAAGCAGGGCGTGCCCATCACCACCAAGGATCTGCAGGTCGACGGCGCCATGACCGCCTGGATGGTCGAGGCCCTGAACCCCAACCTGTTGCAGTCCCTGGAAGGCCAGCCGGTGTTCGTGCACGCCGGTCCCTTCGCCAACATCGCCATCGGCCAGTCCTCCATCATCGCCGACCGCGTGGCCCTGAAGCTGGGCGACTACCACGTGACCGAGTCGGGCTTCGGCGCGGACATCGGCTTTGAGAAGTTCTGGAACCTGAAGTGCCGCTTCAGCGGCCTGAAGCCCAACTGCGCGGTGGTCGTGGCCACCATCCGGGCCCTGAAGTGCCACGGCGGCGCTCCCATCCCGGTGCCCGGCAAGCCCATGCCCGAAGAGTACAAGGGCGAGAACGTCGAGTGGGTCGAGAAGGGCTGCGAGAACTTGGTCCACCACATCAACACCGTGCGCAAGGCCGGCATCAACCCGGTGGTGTGCATCAACGCCTTCTACACCGACACCGACGCCGAGATCGCCAAGGTGCGTGAGATGGGCGAGGCGGCCGGCGCCCGCGTGGCCCTGTCGCGTCACTGGGAGCACGGCGGCGAAGGCGCTCTGGAGTTCGCGGACGCGGTCATCGACGCGTGCAACGAGCCCAACGAGTTCAAGCTGCTCTACGAGCTGGAGACTCCGCTGCGCGAGCGCATCAGCCTCATCGCCAAGGAGGTCTACGGTGCCGACGGCGTGGACTACTCCGACGCCGCCCTGGCCAAGGCCAAGAAGATCGAGGCCGACGCCGAGCTGTCCAAGCTGGGCACCTGCATGGTCAAGACCCACCTGTCGCTGTCGGACAACCCGGCCCTCAAGGGCGTGCCCAAGGACTGGCGCCTGTTCGTGCGCGACATTCTCACCTACGGCGGCGCCGGCTTCGTGGTGCCCGTGGCGGGCAACATCAGCCTGATGCCCGGCACCGGCTCCAACCCGGCCTACCGCCGCGTGGACGTCGACGTCGAGACCGGCAAGGTCAAGGGCGTGTTCTAG
- the gltA gene encoding NADPH-dependent glutamate synthase: MADKKEKTPRTPMPEQKPEVRRRNFEEVPLGYQAEMAQIEASRCLQCKKPACVQGCPVNVNIPAFIHHIAEGNFAKAVFQLWEDNSLPAVCGRVCPQENQCEGNCIVGKKDKPVAIGNLERFAADWARSEKDLPLPPVAPKTGKKVAVVGSGPGSLTVAGDLIRKGHEVTVYEAFHKPGGVLVYGIPQFRLPKEIVASEVNFLERLGVKVECNVVVGSTITVDELLTEEGFDAVYLGVGAGLPRFVGVPGENLIGVYSANEYLTRANLMKGYLFPEYDTPLIKGDHVCVFGGGNVAMDSLRTAMRMGCDDVKCVYRRSEEELPARGEEIHHAKDEGIQFFLLHSPLRFIGDEDDRLKAVELQEMQLGEPDESGRRRPEPIPGSVKTIDCDLAIIAIGSGANPLITRTTPGLEVNKWGYIEADDDGKTKKAKVWAGGDIVTGAATVIKAAGAGRTAANSMHRYLTWGW, encoded by the coding sequence ATGGCCGATAAAAAGGAAAAGACTCCCCGCACTCCCATGCCCGAGCAGAAGCCCGAGGTTCGCCGCCGCAACTTCGAGGAGGTGCCCCTGGGCTACCAGGCCGAGATGGCCCAGATCGAGGCCAGCCGTTGCTTGCAGTGCAAGAAGCCTGCTTGCGTGCAGGGCTGCCCGGTGAACGTAAACATCCCAGCCTTCATCCACCACATCGCCGAGGGCAACTTCGCCAAAGCGGTGTTCCAGCTCTGGGAGGACAACTCCCTGCCCGCGGTCTGCGGCCGGGTGTGCCCCCAGGAGAACCAGTGCGAAGGCAACTGCATCGTGGGCAAGAAGGACAAGCCCGTGGCCATCGGCAACCTGGAGCGCTTCGCCGCGGACTGGGCCCGGTCCGAAAAGGACCTGCCCCTGCCTCCGGTGGCCCCCAAGACCGGCAAGAAGGTGGCCGTGGTGGGATCGGGCCCCGGCAGCCTCACAGTGGCCGGCGACCTGATCCGCAAGGGCCACGAGGTCACGGTCTACGAGGCCTTCCACAAGCCCGGCGGCGTGCTGGTCTACGGCATTCCCCAGTTCCGGCTGCCCAAGGAGATCGTGGCCTCGGAGGTCAACTTCCTGGAGCGCCTGGGCGTTAAAGTCGAGTGCAACGTGGTGGTGGGCTCCACCATCACCGTGGACGAGCTGCTCACCGAAGAGGGCTTTGACGCGGTGTACCTGGGCGTGGGCGCGGGCCTGCCCCGCTTCGTGGGGGTGCCCGGCGAAAACCTCATCGGGGTCTACAGCGCCAACGAGTACCTCACCCGGGCCAACCTGATGAAGGGCTACCTCTTCCCCGAGTACGACACCCCGCTGATCAAGGGCGACCACGTGTGCGTGTTCGGCGGAGGCAACGTGGCCATGGACAGCCTGCGCACCGCCATGCGCATGGGCTGCGACGACGTGAAATGCGTGTACCGCCGCTCCGAGGAGGAGCTGCCCGCCCGCGGCGAGGAGATCCACCACGCCAAGGACGAGGGCATCCAGTTCTTCCTGCTGCACTCGCCGCTGCGCTTCATTGGCGACGAGGACGACCGGCTCAAGGCGGTGGAGCTCCAGGAGATGCAGCTCGGCGAGCCCGACGAGAGCGGCCGCCGGCGGCCCGAGCCCATTCCCGGCTCGGTGAAAACCATCGACTGCGACCTGGCCATCATCGCCATCGGCTCCGGGGCCAACCCGCTCATCACCCGCACCACGCCGGGGCTGGAGGTGAACAAGTGGGGCTACATCGAGGCCGATGACGACGGCAAGACCAAGAAGGCCAAGGTCTGGGCCGGCGGCGACATCGTCACCGGCGCGGCCACGGTGATCAAGGCCGCCGGGGCCGGGCGCACCGCGGCCAACAGCATGCACCGCTACCTGACCTGGGGCTGGTAG
- a CDS encoding hydrogenase iron-sulfur subunit codes for MSASFEPKIVAFCCQYUAYSAADLAGSMRLQYPTNVRVIQLPCSGRVDILHLLKAFEDGADGVYVAGCMEGDCHFLTGNFKARRKVEYVKKVLGALGIEPERIEMFNMSSAEGPRFAQVANEFTESIAELGPSPLNTAKAA; via the coding sequence TTGAGCGCAAGCTTCGAGCCCAAAATCGTAGCCTTCTGCTGCCAGTACTGAGCTTACTCGGCCGCGGACCTGGCAGGTTCGATGAGATTGCAGTACCCCACCAACGTGCGCGTCATCCAGCTGCCCTGCTCGGGGCGGGTGGACATCCTGCATCTGCTCAAGGCCTTTGAAGACGGCGCCGACGGCGTCTACGTGGCCGGTTGCATGGAAGGCGATTGCCACTTCCTCACCGGCAACTTCAAGGCCCGCCGCAAGGTGGAGTATGTCAAAAAGGTTCTGGGGGCTCTGGGTATTGAGCCCGAGCGGATCGAGATGTTCAACATGAGTTCGGCCGAGGGACCGCGCTTCGCCCAGGTGGCCAACGAGTTCACCGAGAGCATCGCGGAGCTGGGGCCCAGCCCGTTGAATACGGCCAAGGCGGCCTGA
- a CDS encoding FAD-dependent oxidoreductase, whose protein sequence is MSMAQSSKVGAVMVVGAGIAGVQASLDLANAGYYVYLVEKTTAIGGRMAQLDKTFPTNDCAMCIISPKLVECGRHLNIEIITQAEVQSISGEAGDFSVEVHQEPRYVDMDACTACGDCIEACPVSVPNEFDQGLSERKATFKRYAQAFPNAYSITKMDRAPCLVACPANLNVQGYVQMAKTGNFAESLNIIMKDLPLPGTIGRICPHPCEESCRRMDVDEAIAIRDIKRFVADEVGITNIAQPECEPRSEKVAIVGAGPAGLSCAYHLARAGVKSVIYEALPVAGGALAVGVPSYRLPMETLQAEVDMIKGMGVEIKLNSPIGTDTTFQNLRDDYDAVFLGVGAPASFKLGAPGEDSEQVVAALDYLQDVSLGNETAQGDKVIVVGGGNVAVDAARTAIRQGASDVTMVMLESEEECPASPWEISEATEEGVKFVHRRGVMEVKAEGGKAVGLVLKKCTRVFNEEGRFAPEFDEGHTTPMDADLIITAIGQRTDLSWLGEDHGLELSPRGTIAADPTTNATNLEGVYAGGDVVTGPWIAIGAVAAGREAARSMLRQFEGQDLAEGRVKPELRPEGEREFNPIPLDIDLAPRAHMEMRGGEERKHDYKEFELGLKAEQAQSEGDRCLNCGVCCECLQCVEACKAKAPAHDQQPTEMTLNVGSVILAPGFDPFDPNLFDTYSYAGHPNVVSAMEFERILSASGPYQGHLQRPSDGVEPKKIAWLQCVGSRDINHCDNGYCSAVCCMYAIKEAVIAKEHASEELDATIFFMDMRTYGKDFEKYYNRAEDEKGVRFIRSRVHTVDPVEGDRLRIEYVTENGEAMEEEFDMVVLSVGLQTGPEAIETAHRLGIDLTGYNFTETSSFAPVGTSREGIFACGAFAGPKDIPQAVMEASAAACVASLDISESRGTLTKELTYPIEKDISGEQPRVGVFVCNCGINIGGIVDVPAVREYAATLPFVEFVDDNLFTCSQDTQNKIKDKIEENNLNRVVVASCSPRTHEPLFQETIREAGLNKYLFEMANIRDQDSWVHQGEPEKATAKAKDLVRMAVAKAALIEPLHQVELPLNKAGVVVGGGVAGMVAALNLGKAGYPVHLVEKTGELGGNARYLLNSWKGEDVAPYLEDLVSLVNENKNITLHLNSELTGFKGFVGNYVSTITAEGGAETNVEHGVIVLATGGHELRPTEYLYGESDAVLTSLELDMELRGNPAAPKDWSSVAFIQCVGSREPERPYCSRLCCTHSVESAIKVKEANPEAQVYILYRDIRTYGVREDLYKKAREAGVLFFRYKLEDKPQAAVGQSGKIAVTATDHVLGVPISFEVDRLVLAAAILPNEVHQLAEAMKTPLNAEGFFLEAHAKLRPVDFATEGIYQAGLAHYPKPIDEAIAQANAAAGRALTVLAKNLIRVGGVVATVDPNKCSVCLTCVRTCPYGVPKIVDGAAKIEVAQCYGCGACAAECPGKAITLQHFTDAQILAKERAAMG, encoded by the coding sequence ATATCTATGGCGCAAAGCAGCAAGGTCGGAGCGGTAATGGTGGTCGGCGCCGGCATCGCCGGGGTGCAGGCTTCTTTGGACTTGGCCAACGCCGGATACTACGTGTACCTGGTTGAAAAGACCACGGCCATCGGCGGAAGGATGGCCCAGCTTGACAAGACCTTCCCCACCAATGACTGCGCCATGTGCATCATCTCCCCCAAGTTGGTGGAGTGCGGGCGCCATCTGAACATCGAAATCATCACCCAGGCCGAGGTGCAATCCATCTCCGGCGAGGCGGGCGACTTCTCGGTGGAGGTGCATCAGGAGCCCCGCTACGTGGACATGGACGCCTGCACCGCCTGCGGCGACTGCATCGAGGCCTGCCCGGTCTCGGTGCCCAACGAGTTCGACCAGGGGCTGAGTGAGCGCAAGGCGACCTTCAAGCGCTATGCCCAGGCCTTCCCCAACGCCTATTCCATCACCAAGATGGACCGCGCCCCTTGTCTGGTGGCCTGCCCGGCCAACCTCAACGTGCAGGGCTACGTGCAGATGGCCAAGACCGGCAACTTCGCCGAGAGCTTGAACATCATCATGAAGGACCTGCCCCTGCCGGGCACCATCGGCCGCATCTGCCCCCATCCCTGCGAGGAGTCCTGCCGCCGCATGGACGTGGACGAGGCCATCGCCATCCGCGACATCAAGCGCTTCGTGGCCGACGAGGTGGGCATCACCAACATCGCCCAGCCCGAGTGCGAGCCGCGCTCGGAGAAGGTGGCCATCGTGGGTGCCGGCCCGGCCGGGTTGTCCTGCGCCTACCATCTGGCCCGCGCGGGCGTTAAGTCGGTGATCTACGAGGCCCTGCCCGTGGCCGGCGGCGCGCTGGCCGTGGGCGTGCCCTCCTACCGCCTGCCCATGGAGACCTTGCAGGCCGAGGTGGACATGATCAAGGGCATGGGCGTGGAGATCAAGCTCAACAGCCCCATTGGCACGGACACCACCTTCCAGAACCTGCGCGACGACTACGACGCGGTGTTCCTGGGCGTGGGCGCTCCGGCCAGCTTCAAGCTGGGCGCGCCCGGCGAGGACAGCGAGCAGGTGGTGGCCGCCCTGGACTACCTCCAGGACGTGAGCCTGGGCAACGAGACCGCTCAAGGCGACAAGGTCATCGTGGTGGGCGGCGGCAACGTGGCCGTGGACGCGGCCCGCACCGCCATCCGCCAGGGCGCCAGCGACGTGACCATGGTCATGCTGGAGTCCGAAGAGGAGTGCCCGGCCAGCCCTTGGGAGATCAGCGAGGCCACCGAAGAGGGCGTCAAGTTCGTGCACCGCCGCGGCGTGATGGAGGTCAAGGCCGAGGGCGGCAAGGCCGTGGGCCTGGTGCTCAAGAAGTGCACCCGGGTGTTCAACGAGGAGGGCCGCTTCGCCCCCGAGTTCGACGAGGGGCACACCACCCCCATGGACGCCGACCTGATTATCACCGCCATCGGCCAGCGCACCGACCTCTCCTGGCTGGGCGAGGACCACGGCCTGGAGCTGAGCCCGCGCGGCACCATCGCCGCCGACCCCACCACCAACGCCACCAACCTGGAAGGCGTGTACGCGGGCGGCGACGTGGTCACCGGCCCCTGGATCGCCATCGGCGCGGTGGCCGCCGGCCGCGAGGCGGCGCGCAGCATGTTGCGCCAGTTCGAAGGCCAGGACCTGGCCGAGGGCCGCGTGAAGCCCGAGCTCAGGCCCGAGGGCGAGCGCGAGTTCAACCCCATCCCCTTGGACATCGACCTGGCTCCCCGGGCGCACATGGAGATGCGCGGCGGCGAGGAGCGCAAGCACGATTACAAGGAGTTCGAGCTGGGCCTCAAGGCCGAGCAGGCCCAGTCCGAGGGCGACCGCTGCCTGAACTGCGGGGTGTGCTGCGAGTGCTTGCAGTGCGTGGAAGCCTGCAAGGCCAAGGCCCCGGCCCACGACCAGCAGCCCACCGAGATGACCCTCAACGTGGGCAGCGTGATCCTGGCGCCTGGGTTCGATCCCTTCGACCCCAACCTGTTCGACACCTACTCCTACGCCGGGCATCCCAACGTGGTCTCGGCCATGGAGTTCGAGCGCATCCTGAGCGCCTCGGGCCCCTACCAGGGCCACCTCCAGCGCCCCAGCGACGGGGTGGAGCCCAAGAAGATCGCCTGGCTCCAGTGCGTGGGCAGCCGCGACATCAACCACTGCGACAATGGCTATTGCTCGGCGGTGTGCTGCATGTACGCCATCAAGGAGGCGGTGATCGCCAAGGAGCACGCCTCCGAGGAGCTGGACGCCACCATCTTCTTCATGGACATGCGCACCTACGGCAAGGACTTCGAGAAGTACTACAACCGGGCCGAGGACGAGAAGGGGGTGCGCTTCATCCGCTCCCGGGTGCACACCGTGGACCCGGTGGAGGGCGACCGCCTGCGCATCGAGTACGTTACCGAGAACGGCGAGGCCATGGAGGAGGAGTTCGACATGGTGGTCCTCTCGGTGGGCCTCCAGACCGGACCCGAGGCCATCGAGACCGCCCATCGCCTGGGCATCGACCTCACCGGCTACAACTTCACCGAGACCTCATCCTTCGCCCCGGTGGGCACCAGCCGCGAGGGCATCTTCGCCTGCGGCGCCTTCGCGGGCCCCAAGGACATCCCCCAGGCGGTGATGGAAGCCAGCGCGGCGGCCTGCGTGGCCAGCCTGGACATCTCCGAGAGCCGGGGCACCCTGACCAAGGAGCTGACCTACCCCATCGAGAAGGACATCAGCGGGGAGCAGCCCAGGGTGGGCGTGTTCGTGTGCAACTGCGGCATCAACATCGGGGGCATCGTGGACGTGCCCGCGGTGCGCGAGTATGCCGCCACCTTGCCCTTCGTGGAGTTCGTGGACGACAACCTGTTCACCTGCTCGCAGGACACCCAGAACAAGATCAAGGACAAGATCGAGGAGAACAACCTCAACCGGGTGGTGGTGGCTTCCTGCAGCCCCCGCACCCACGAGCCCTTGTTCCAGGAGACGATCCGCGAGGCGGGCCTGAACAAGTACCTCTTCGAGATGGCCAACATCCGCGACCAGGACTCCTGGGTGCACCAGGGCGAGCCCGAGAAGGCCACCGCCAAGGCCAAGGACCTGGTGCGCATGGCCGTGGCCAAGGCCGCGCTCATCGAGCCGCTGCACCAGGTGGAGCTGCCGCTGAACAAGGCCGGCGTGGTGGTGGGCGGCGGTGTGGCCGGCATGGTGGCCGCGCTCAACCTGGGCAAGGCCGGCTATCCGGTGCATTTGGTGGAAAAGACCGGCGAGCTGGGCGGCAACGCCCGCTATTTGCTCAACTCCTGGAAGGGCGAAGACGTGGCGCCTTACCTGGAGGACCTGGTCAGCCTGGTCAATGAGAATAAGAACATCACCCTGCACCTCAATAGCGAACTCACCGGGTTCAAGGGCTTCGTGGGCAACTACGTGAGCACCATCACCGCCGAGGGCGGGGCCGAGACCAACGTGGAGCACGGGGTCATCGTGCTGGCTACCGGCGGCCATGAGTTAAGGCCCACCGAGTACCTCTACGGCGAGAGCGACGCGGTGCTCACCTCCCTGGAGCTGGACATGGAGCTCCGGGGCAACCCCGCCGCGCCCAAGGACTGGAGCTCGGTGGCCTTCATCCAGTGCGTGGGCTCCCGCGAGCCGGAGCGGCCCTACTGCTCCCGCCTGTGCTGCACCCACTCGGTGGAAAGCGCCATCAAGGTCAAGGAGGCCAACCCCGAGGCCCAGGTCTATATCCTCTACCGCGACATCCGCACCTACGGGGTGCGCGAGGACCTGTACAAGAAGGCTCGCGAGGCGGGGGTGCTCTTCTTCCGCTACAAGCTGGAGGACAAGCCCCAGGCCGCGGTGGGCCAGAGCGGCAAGATCGCCGTCACCGCCACGGACCACGTGCTGGGCGTGCCCATCAGCTTCGAGGTGGACCGCCTGGTGCTGGCCGCGGCCATCCTGCCCAACGAGGTGCACCAGCTGGCCGAGGCCATGAAGACCCCGCTGAACGCCGAGGGCTTCTTCCTGGAGGCCCACGCCAAGCTGCGGCCGGTGGACTTCGCCACCGAGGGCATCTACCAGGCGGGCCTGGCCCATTACCCCAAGCCCATCGACGAGGCCATCGCCCAGGCCAACGCGGCCGCCGGCCGGGCGCTAACCGTGTTGGCCAAGAACCTCATCCGCGTGGGCGGAGTGGTGGCCACGGTGGATCCCAACAAGTGCTCGGTGTGCCTGACCTGCGTGCGCACCTGCCCCTACGGGGTGCCCAAGATCGTGGACGGCGCGGCCAAGATAGAGGTGGCCCAGTGCTACGGCTGCGGCGCCTGCGCGGCGGAGTGCCCCGGCAAGGCCATCACCCTGCAACACTTCACCGACGCCCAGATCCTGGCCAAGGAAAGGGCGGCGATGGGTTAA